Genomic window (Cardiocondyla obscurior isolate alpha-2009 linkage group LG06, Cobs3.1, whole genome shotgun sequence):
ATTATCTCGACTCGTATAGGACCGTGACTCGTGAAAGTCGGAGCAAACGTTATTGGGAAGATCTGACAATACATTGTTTTGTTGCGTGCAgcttacaatattaatttgacTATTGGACGCTATGCTTTCGTTAATCGCGTTGTTGGCGTTCGTCGCAGTAATCGCCGCGTTCAAGCTGGTCATGTTACTCGCACTGGCAACCATACCTTTCTGTATATTAATGTTAGTCGCGTTGTTAATTTCGACGTTTGTACAAAGGGCGCAATTTTCCGCATCGAGATTCGATTCGCTCGAATTGTTTTCCGGCTGTTTGTTCAACGTTGACGGTACAACGTTATCCACGTATGCTCTGTTCCTTCGAGCGTCATTGCTGAGCTCCGAGCCCGAATCTGAATTGTTACTGTCGATACTCTCTGTCGCTTTAACGCCTACACTATTATTCGCCACGTTAGCGCTATTATTACTACCGAAAGATGAGTACTCGGCTTCGAAGTTACCATCCTTGGCATTTGAACTGCATTGACTCGGCACACTCGGCGATGTCGAAGACGGTGAAAAATCTGACGACGTAGTCGCCAtcgcgttctctttttcgtgACATTCCAGATCAGCTTTCTCACGCGAATTTTCAACATCCTCCGTTTCCACGTTCGCGCATTCGATAGGAGCCACGAGCGTGTTGTCGATTACGACATTCGAATAAGAAGTCTCTTCGTTGATTCCTGTGATAGATACTTGTTCGCACTGCCCATACAGATCAATCACGGCGAAAACATAAAGTGGCAAATCAGTCGCGGCTACGCCCTGAtctacgttattaataaataagtgtAGTCGATTATCCTCGTCAACAAGTAAACCAACGATAGAATTGCACTGAAGATTCTCCAATCCGGCACCGTATTTCGTTTTAACTCGCATGCCATTGTGAAATATCCAATCGCTGCAAATAATCCAAGAATGTCTTTTAAAGCCAAGCGCTGTCAACGGAAAGCTCGTTTGCTTTTCTGGCGATATGCAAGAAACGCCACAAACAATATTTGATACCCAACGTTCGTTTAACTTTTCTATTCTAATTTGGAACAGCTTGCCTTTTATCAGCGGACGACTGGACATTACTACACCCTGATTATAGCTGGCTACTCGTTTCGCAACTGTCTTTGTTTCCAACTGAATGTTCCTGCCGTGATTCTCGTGGAACTCGTAGCTCCAATCTCCATCGCTAGCGATTAAACCGGTGGCGGTGGCTTGCGTTGGCGTGAGCGTTACCTCGTTAATCAGTTTTCCTTCCGACACATCAATAGACGTGTCCATTCCTGCATCGTTTCTCGGCGGCATTGGATCCAACAAAAGTTCCAACGAGTCTTGCAGTCTTAAACTAGCATTAGGAGAAACAGCGGGATTCTGCTGCCTGCTACTGGTAATATTCACCGCCACAGTGCTGCCGAAAAGTTCTATTACTGCGTACACCATCTCGGGTACGTCGGATGCCGCTACGCCCATGTCCTCGCCGttcacataaaattttaaattgcctTCGTGCGTGCGTTTTATACCGATTTTATCGCCCACTCGCAACCAATCCAAGCTCGTACAATAGTTTGAAGCAAGCGCAAAGCCCGTGTGTCTCACTTCATTACCTGTCAGGTACCAAGCGTCGCTAGGAATGGACGTCATACCGGGTACGAGATTCATCGACGTCAACCAATTACCCGTCTCGTTACTGAGTACACCTATTCTTAAACAACCGCTCCATTCACGTGCTACTTCTTGAATAGAGATTTCAAATAACTCGTTGTTCTCTAACGCTGCTTCGCTTAACAAGACAGCATTATTATATTCTCTACATCTGGTCGCTACTGTTCTGTCGTTGTtcaattgaatatttaatccgACTGATTCGTGAAATTTATGCAGAATCTCAGTTTGCGCCTGAGGCTGAATTACCGAAGTCGGCTGTTGGCTAATACTGTTTTCCGATGGCAAGTATTGTTGTGTCAGAGGATCCCTCCGTTCGGGCAACACAATTGTCACCTGAAACGTGTCACTCGGAATTAGTGCgctgaaatataataatttttttttttatcagacaAGCGTATGTTATACCTGTGCGCATTGACCGTATAAATCAATTACTGGGTAGACGTTTGACGGTAAACCAGTACAGGCGGGACCTTGATCCACTCCGTCTAAGAAGTAATGTAAAGAAGAATCCGAACCTCGCATCATTCCTATCCGATTACCCTCCATCAATTTATCCAAATCGCAGCTGTAATTATTGCGCAATGTCACACCGTCACGCATTACTGTCGATCCGGACAGCATCCAGGTATCATGATCGATGTCTGTCATCGTAGACGGAAACTCTAATTCATCAGGTCTTATCACAGTAACTcctgttaaattttttttttaattacaaaaatattacattaaatatcaatttattaatttaatataataattaaaacagtaATTACCTGCTTCTATAGCCCCCGACCATCTGGCAACCATTTTATCTATCGTTACCTCAAACATTTCACCATCGCGTAACGCGCGATTTGCAATTACAATAGCTTCGTTGAATTCACCcagagctcgcggtctggacGCTGTTAAACCGTTATTTGTAATCCGCGCGTTTTTACCGTGCACATGATGAAATCTTAGATCGCTGtcaataaatttatgcaatatatataattcatgCGGAACGATAtcattaataaatcattaataaatcattaataaatCATACCTATACAATGTTGTATTACTAAAACTTGAATTATTTGTGGTCGGACTGTAAAAGTCCACATTGTCGACTATGGTGGCTTGAGCGGCCTGCCCGTAGAGATCAATTACACCGTAGACTCTCTCAGGCACGTTCATCGCAGCAACACCTTGATCAGCGCCATTCACATAAAAATGCAGTGTTGCGTTGTCCTTCCTCATCACGCCAACGCGATCACCAATCTGCAGACGGTCTAAATTTTGACCGTACTGATCTATCATAGTCGTACCGTTGTGCATTACACCATTGCCTGTCATCATCCACGTGCCAGATCTGTAACCGATATTAAGTCATTTTCGAGTAATAACAtgaacattaataaataatttacttaacCGTCCAGCGCATGGCTAAATGGcaataataattgcataaaaaGTAGATTAAACGATAATCTCGCATACCTGACATTCGTCATGGTAAACGGAAATTCCAATTCTGTAGGAGAATGCGTGGTGACACCTATCTCGATCGAACCAGCCCATTTagtaacaattttatcaagTCTAACTTCAAACAATTCATTCGGTTTTAACGGTCTCGATGTCAGTACTACGCCATTATTAAAATCGTCTATggcgctgtaaaaaaaatttatatttgtcgttaaaataaaatgtcccaaaattatatcaaatataacgTATATCGCTATTTACTTAGGCCTGTGTGCTGTACGtccgttattaattacatcgGCGTGTGTCCCGCAACAAGGATGAAACATCAGTCTATCAGGAAGCTCTTCTTCGCCAACTTCTATGAGACAATTACATATGTCATAAcataagtttttatttctataaagcTTATCAGAtattctatatgtatatgcattaCCTTCGCTGTCT
Coding sequences:
- the Neurl4 gene encoding neuralized-like protein 4 isoform X2; the encoded protein is MFHRRCGHRVTLSENSCTATRNFSEYNNGLVFSADPLQDDELFEVTIDKKIISWSGSIEIGVTECDPETLEIPSCAINLRHGSWVMTGSGIVHDGDRIVELYGMDLTDLEEGNTLGVMRTSNHELVFYINGVSQGVAVNNIPEHIYAVIDMYGDCVQVSIAHPRLPILCNVQKDEVEINNDYSVGETSSTSTTSLVANLNVNLSVNVNVNLPKNPTPAAIREDRLRFHERVGSLVKLSNNARTAERRRPLDEFNNGVVMTHRPLRDNELFEIRIDRLVYKWSGSIEVGVTTHSPTALEFPATMTNMRSGTTMMSGCGILTNGKGTQREYGEFNLDELREGDRVGMLRQTNGDLHYLINGLDQGIAAKVPTGVWGVIDLYGMTVKVTIVDRDEREEQNLVTRRNTLQLQGLDSEVGEEELPDRLMFHPCCGTHADVINNGRTAHRPNAIDDFNNGVVLTSRPLKPNELFEVRLDKIVTKWAGSIEIGVTTHSPTELEFPFTMTNVRSGTWMMTGNGVMHNGTTMIDQYGQNLDRLQIGDRVGVMRKDNATLHFYVNGADQGVAAMNVPERVYGVIDLYGQAAQATIVDNVDFYSPTTNNSSFSNTTLYSDLRFHHVHGKNARITNNGLTASRPRALGEFNEAIVIANRALRDGEMFEVTIDKMVARWSGAIEAGVTVIRPDELEFPSTMTDIDHDTWMLSGSTVMRDGVTLRNNYSCDLDKLMEGNRIGMMRGSDSSLHYFLDGVDQGPACTGLPSNVYPVIDLYGQCAQVTIVLPERRDPLTQQYLPSENSISQQPTSVIQPQAQTEILHKFHESVGLNIQLNNDRTVATRCREYNNAVLLSEAALENNELFEISIQEVAREWSGCLRIGVLSNETGNWLTSMNLVPGMTSIPSDAWYLTGNEVRHTGFALASNYCTSLDWLRVGDKIGIKRTHEGNLKFYVNGEDMGVAASDVPEMVYAVIELFGSTVAVNITSSRQQNPAVSPNASLRLQDSLELLLDPMPPRNDAGMDTSIDVSEGKLINEVTLTPTQATATGLIASDGDWSYEFHENHGRNIQLETKTVAKRVASYNQGVVMSSRPLIKGKLFQIRIEKLNERWVSNIVCGVSCISPEKQTSFPLTALGFKRHSWIICSDWIFHNGMRVKTKYGAGLENLQCNSIVGLLVDEDNRLHLFINNVDQGVAATDLPLYVFAVIDLYGQCEQVSITGINEETSYSNVVIDNTLVAPIECANVETEDVENSREKADLECHEKENAMATTSSDFSPSSTSPSVPSQCSSNAKDGNFEAEYSSFGSNNSANVANNSVGVKATESIDSNNSDSGSELSNDARRNRAYVDNVVPSTLNKQPENNSSESNLDAENCALCTNVEINNATNINIQKGMVASASNMTSLNAAITATNANNAINESIASNSQINIVSCTQQNNVLSDLPNNVCSDFHESRSYTSRDNIRDNSFNGNVPPSQNIVANQRDVLYNTSSVPFMPSSLPSTPLGSTVVASSRKCDYLKACMQLKKSLVLPDEFFSTDEILCYCSMCYKVDGDNAICRKGEPPAEFAIPVGWARFPLKQNINANQIPQSTTDKWHVAFYGIRLDAIRLILDRGELMTKEQLDLSNLTAGLKSEDQNPQVSFSPSIKYAASDEFTKKYPYIDMQSNKNLNVSTAFQLLVRPGSYTISSGDKDGTDLHCESSKWATKEAGATVIVALLIHLDGF
- the Neurl4 gene encoding neuralized-like protein 4 isoform X1, translating into MFHRRCGHRVTLSENSCTATRNFSEYNNGLVFSADPLQDDELFEVTIDKKIISWSGSIEIGVTECDPETLEIPSCAINLRHGSWVMTGSGIVHDGDRIVELYGMDLTDLEEGNTLGVMRTSNHELVFYINGVSQGVAVNNIPEHIYAVIDMYGDCVQVSIAHPRLPILCNVQKDEVEINNDYSVGETSSTSTTSLVANLNVNLSVNVNVNLPKNPTPAAIREDRLRFHERVGSLVKLSNNARTAERRRPLDEFNNGVVMTHRPLRDNELFEIRIDRLVYKWSGSIEVGVTTHSPTALEFPATMTNMRSGTTMMSGCGILTNGKGTQREYGEFNLDELREGDRVGMLRQTNGDLHYLINGLDQGIAAKVPTGVWGVIDLYGMTVKVTIVDRDEREEQNLVTRRNTLQLQGLDSEEVGEEELPDRLMFHPCCGTHADVINNGRTAHRPNAIDDFNNGVVLTSRPLKPNELFEVRLDKIVTKWAGSIEIGVTTHSPTELEFPFTMTNVRSGTWMMTGNGVMHNGTTMIDQYGQNLDRLQIGDRVGVMRKDNATLHFYVNGADQGVAAMNVPERVYGVIDLYGQAAQATIVDNVDFYSPTTNNSSFSNTTLYSDLRFHHVHGKNARITNNGLTASRPRALGEFNEAIVIANRALRDGEMFEVTIDKMVARWSGAIEAGVTVIRPDELEFPSTMTDIDHDTWMLSGSTVMRDGVTLRNNYSCDLDKLMEGNRIGMMRGSDSSLHYFLDGVDQGPACTGLPSNVYPVIDLYGQCAQVTIVLPERRDPLTQQYLPSENSISQQPTSVIQPQAQTEILHKFHESVGLNIQLNNDRTVATRCREYNNAVLLSEAALENNELFEISIQEVAREWSGCLRIGVLSNETGNWLTSMNLVPGMTSIPSDAWYLTGNEVRHTGFALASNYCTSLDWLRVGDKIGIKRTHEGNLKFYVNGEDMGVAASDVPEMVYAVIELFGSTVAVNITSSRQQNPAVSPNASLRLQDSLELLLDPMPPRNDAGMDTSIDVSEGKLINEVTLTPTQATATGLIASDGDWSYEFHENHGRNIQLETKTVAKRVASYNQGVVMSSRPLIKGKLFQIRIEKLNERWVSNIVCGVSCISPEKQTSFPLTALGFKRHSWIICSDWIFHNGMRVKTKYGAGLENLQCNSIVGLLVDEDNRLHLFINNVDQGVAATDLPLYVFAVIDLYGQCEQVSITGINEETSYSNVVIDNTLVAPIECANVETEDVENSREKADLECHEKENAMATTSSDFSPSSTSPSVPSQCSSNAKDGNFEAEYSSFGSNNSANVANNSVGVKATESIDSNNSDSGSELSNDARRNRAYVDNVVPSTLNKQPENNSSESNLDAENCALCTNVEINNATNINIQKGMVASASNMTSLNAAITATNANNAINESIASNSQINIVSCTQQNNVLSDLPNNVCSDFHESRSYTSRDNIRDNSFNGNVPPSQNIVANQRDVLYNTSSVPFMPSSLPSTPLGSTVVASSRKCDYLKACMQLKKSLVLPDEFFSTDEILCYCSMCYKVDGDNAICRKGEPPAEFAIPVGWARFPLKQNINANQIPQSTTDKWHVAFYGIRLDAIRLILDRGELMTKEQLDLSNLTAGLKSEDQNPQVSFSPSIKYAASDEFTKKYPYIDMQSNKNLNVSTAFQLLVRPGSYTISSGDKDGTDLHCESSKWATKEAGATVIVALLIHLDGF